GTTGGAAACGAGAGCAAAGTGTCCTCTCTTCCCAGAAAGACGAAGTTGCCTCCCAAGGCGGGGCCATTGACGATACACGCGTCTGTTGCGCTCTCTGTAATCTGTTGATACCCTATGGAAATGGCTTCTTTAGAAAGCCCCTTCAGTTCATATTTCCACCCCACAATATAACTGTGAGGGAACAAGCCTCGGAGTTTCCGGACGATTTTCGGAGTTGGCTCTAGAGTTAGGTGTATACTTCCAGAACGACTGCCTAGTTTCTTCGGTATAACTTCGACGCCATGGCTGTTTTCCACGCGCACTACTCGGAAATCGCAAAGAGCAGCCGCGTGAAAGACACCCACTATGCTGGGGAGTTCCGATAACCGGTTAAGACATTTCTCCAGGTCCATATTAGTCGAGAATGGAAAAATATTGGCATGAGCGGGGCGCGGATAGGTGGCACCCGTTCCCCGTAGACAGAATACTTCCCATCCTTTCTCAGTTAGGTGGTTACATAAAAGTGTTCCTAGTTCTCCAGTTGAAAAATTAGTGATGCGTCTCACTGCATCGATGGGTTCAAAAGCAGGGCCACAGGTGACGATGATCTGTCCCTGAGAAAACTTTCTCATACTAGAAGAGATAAAAAAGAGAGATGAAAGGGAACTAAATACGCAAAGACTTGAGTTATGCCTCTTACAGAGAGATGTCGGAGGATGGGCGGCTTGTCGAATAGCTTTTTTTGGAAAAAAATTCCGTTCGATGAATCTTGTACAGGCGTACCGCTTGCTAAGTCTAGGCTGGAACTTGTCCCTTTACAGTAGCTATCAGTAGCTATCCAAAGCTATCTTTCTGTCGGATAGATGCGAGATACGACAATTCGGGGATAAAAGACCCCTCGGGGAAGCCGCGTACACGTACAAGTAAAGGGTAAGGGGTCAGCGCGCGCCTGGCAGGATTCGAACCTGCGGCCAATGGATTAGAAATCCACTGCTCTATCCCCTGAGCTACAGGCGCTGCGGTTGGCAGACTAGCTAAACCTCAACCTATAGGCAAAAGAAGAATTGCTTAACCATAAGGAATGTGCCACCCCAACGGTAGTTGGGGTGAATTGCTCTTTCTCCAATTCACGGTGCCTCCCCCTTCCCTTCTAGGAAGACCAGCTAATGTAGCAGAGGCCAAATTGTGCTGTAGCCCTCATTAGTCAAGGAGGGAATCATAACGCTATGAGCAGGCTATACTTACTGCATGAACGTACTAGGCTGTCTCCAAGATTGGATCATCCTAACTTTACAAAGAGCGTCCTTTCCTTTGCTGACACATAAAGAAAGAATGTTTTTCTCGTAAAACAATATGGGCAATACAGGCTAAGGCCATCTCTCATTCATTCCAGAAAAACAGGTCGGTATGATGTACCGAAGGGCGAGCATATCATACGTTCTCCCGTCTATTTTTGTTGTATGTCTGTAGCAGAGTATCCCTAGGTTTATGGAAACTAGTCCATTGGTAATCGCTGGAAAGCAGTTTCGGTCCAGGCTGTTGTTAGGAACAGGGAAGTTTTCCTCCTATGCTGTGATGCAGCAAGCCATGGAGGCAAGTAGAGTAGAAATTGTGAAGCGTTCCGGCGTGCCGACCTCTCCGGAAGGAGAGACCCCTTTGCTGCTATTCTTAGCTACATAGACCCCTAAACGTTACCTTGTACTTGCTAATACAAGTGGAGCCATGAATGCAAAAGAAGAAGCGATTCGCTTGGCTCGTCTTTCCACTTCCGCTGGGTTGCCAAAGTGGATTAAATTGGAGATCCATCCTGAACCTCACTACTTACTCCCGGATCCCATAGAGACGTTTTTAGCTGCGGAAAGTCTCACTCAGGAGGGGTTCGTCGTCTTGCCTTACAGAAATGCCGATCCAGTTTTAGCCAAGCGCTTGGAGGAAATCGGTGTCGCTGCAGTGATGCTACTAGGGTCACCCATCGGAAGCAATCGGGGCTTGGAGAGCCGAGAGCAAATCAGGGTTATCGTTTCACAGGCTACCGTTCCGGTAATAATTGATGCTGGTATTGGCACTCCGAGTCATGCTGCTGAAGCTATCGAAATGGGAGCAGACGCTGTTTTAGTTAATACTGCTATCGCAGTGGCGGGGGATCCTGTGCGGATGGCCCACGCCTTCCAGCTTACTGTAGAAGCTGCCAGGGGAGCATTTGAGGCAGGCTTACCAAAGACAGAGGAGGATGCGGTAGCAAGTAGTCCGCTTGAAGGGTTTTGTCATCAGAGCTCTACAGGGGGAAGACCCAGACCTTTCCAACAGCTAGCAGAGAGACTGTTGCGTTGGAAGTGTTGGAAGTAGAAGCGGGGGGTAGACACGTGAAAATCCGGAGCCAAAATGCCACGGATATTCCAGAGACTGCCACCTTATAATGGGCAAGTACTGCTCTCCTGCGCAGAGCAATCCGGTATGTAGAGCAGAAACCTAATAAACCGGCATAAAAAAGCTTTCCTTACCTCTGTAGGAATAAAGGGGGAGCTGTGCACAAATAAATCTATTTGATTGTTGCTCAACTATCCCAAAGAAGGGGGGACTTGCTTGCGGGTAAAATAACCCACTCCCAGTAGGTGTCTTAAGTGGTATTCTTGGTCAGAATCCCTTGCTGCAGTGTGTTTTTCAAATAAAGAGGTTTTTCCAGTCTTGATGAATCGGAATCGATCTTATGGAGGGTCATGCGCCCACATTTTTTCGGAGATTCTCGTCGACTGTCCGATCTTTTCTGGTAAAACCTCTAGCTGGCTTTCTCTGTTAACCGAATATTAGCTCCATGCAGGGCTCTAGTTTCAATCCCTATGCTGGGAGATACTCTTCCAGTGTTCCGCACTGTTGAATCCCCTCTCCTTTCTTTCCGGGAAAGAAGAGATCGGGGTGGAAAGCCTATGGTCGATTGTAGAATCGGGCCTCGTAAGGTAGGACATGCCATGATGCAACTAACATGCCATGACGCAACGATAGAGAGGGTCCCGAACTGCACCGTTGCTTGTCAATGTCGAGCAATCAAGAAAATAACTACAATCCCTCCTGGCTGGGCTATACTTTTCTTCTAGCACTATTTATAACTCGGAAGAGAACCCTTCTCAGGCTACTTCGCTGCGAGCATCAGGCAAATAGGACAGGCCAGTGTGAGAAAGAAGGACCCCCAACCGCTCCAGTGGTTCGTCTGTTCCAAGAGGCTAGGTCAGATTTAAACTCATCAGGATGCACTCCACCTCCAACATACTTATCCTCGATTTCGGTTCCCAATACACCCAGATCATTGCACGCCGTATCCGAGAATGCCATGTCTACTCGGAAATAGTTCCTTATCATGCCAGCCTAGCCCGGGTTCAAGCGGCCGCTCCCTCAGGAATTATCCTCTCCGGAGGGCCTTCCAGCGCTTGCTCACCAGAGGCGCCCACCTTCGACAAGAAAATTTATGAACTAGGGGTTCCTATCCTCGGCATTTGCTATGGTATTCAAATAATAGCCAGAGATTTTGGCGGAATTGTGGAAAGGTCTTCTCGCCGTGAATATGGTCCTGGAGTTCTCCATGTTGACCGTCACTGCCCTTTGTTTCGTGGACTACCTGACAAGGTCAATGTCTGGAGTAGCCATCGAGACAGAATCGTTTCCCTCCCGGAGGGATTTTCTGCTGTCGGGAGAACTGAGCATTCCCCTTATGCCGCGATAGCCTTCCAAGGGAAGCATATCTATGGTCTACAATTCCACCCAGAAGTCACCCATACTCCCTGCGGAAAGGACATTCTACAAAATTTCCTGACTATGGTTTGTAAGTGTACCCCAAGCTGGACGTCGGAGGCATTTATTGCGCGAATCTGTAAAGAGCTAAGAGAAAAGATAGGCGAAGGGCAAGTGATGCTTGGGTTGAGCGGTGGGGTAGATTCTTACGTTGCAGCTGCTCTATTGCAACTTGCTGTTGGAAAGCAGCTTACCTGCGTTTTTGTAGATAACGGCCTTTTGCGTGCTGGAGAATCCCAGACAGTAAACAAACTTTTCACCTGCAATTTTCATGGCATTCGGCTCAAAATGGTGGACGCCTCGGGGAGTTTCTTCTCTAGACTCAGGGGAATAATCGACCCTGAGAGAAAACGGAAAGTTATCGGCAACGAGTTTGTACGGATATTTCAGTTAACTGCTCAACAGCTTCAAGCTTCACTAAGGTGCCCCTTTCACTATCTCGCTCAGGGAACCCTCTATCCAGACGTTATCGAGAGTACTTCACTAGCTAATAACTCTCTTCCAATCAAGAGTCATCATAACGTAGCGGGTCTTCCATCTCAGATGGAGTTCGAACTAATAGAGCCGTTGCGTCACCTCTTCAAGGATGAGGTGCGAGAGGTTGGCCTGAAGCTAGGGCTACCTCAGGAACTCATCTATCGCCAGCCCTTTCCTGGGCCTGGGCTTGCAGTTCGCATCCTAGGGAAAATAACCCGTAGACGTCTGCACATTTTGCGTGGTGCCGACGCTATTGTCACCGAGGAAATGCAAGCCTCTGGCTGGTATTGCAAAGTGTGGCAGTCGTTTGCTATCTTGCTACCTGTACGCTCAGTAGGAGTAATGGGGGATGAACGTACTTATGAAAATACTGTCGCTATACGTATAGTAGAAAGTCGTGATGGGATGACAGCTAATTGGGTTCCAGTTCCCCATAGTTTGCTCGCAAAGATTTCCTCCCGGATTACTAATGAAATCAGCGGTGTTAACCGAGTTTGTTACGATATTTCCAGTAAGCCGCCTGCTACTATTGAATGGGAGTGAAACGCGCTCTCTATCCAGGAAGTTTTGATCCCGTCACCAATGGTCACTTGGACGTCATTCACAGGGCAACAGAGCTGTTTGAAGAGATTATTGTGGCTGTCGCGGTGAATGATTCCAAGAGCCCTCTGTTTTCTGCTCAGGAAAGAGCGGACTTGGTTTGCCAATCTTTGCACAAGGGAACCCCTTCGGTACGTGTTCGTGTCCTAATACTGGAGGGGCTCCTTGCTGAGTTTGCTTGGAAGAACCGGATTCAGGTAGTAATCCGAGGCCTAAGGGCGGTTTCGGATTTTGAATTTGAGTTCCAAATGGCTCTTATGAATCGTTCTCTCTATCCAAAACTAGAGACCATCTTCCTAACCCCTCAGGAGAAGTATACTTACCTGAGTTCTCGGCTAGTCAAAGAGGTTGCTCTACTGGGGGGAGATGTTTCCAGATTTGTCTCGTCTGCCGTGGCGGCACGGCTAAAAAGAGTCTACTCTCAGCGTAGATGAAAGTCTATCCTGTCAGTTCCTTTTCCTCTTTAACCCCAAGTGAGGAGACACTTGGGAGACTTGGGAAGAGTCTCTCCTAAGCTGGACTGTTGCCCAGTGGATTGCGAGTGGAGCCTTTTGAAAAATTTTTCCGGGTGGCAAGGCCGGTCTGACTCAGGTTTGCACTCACAAGTAAGTATAATAGTCGCATGTCTCCGTGCCCTACTGTACAGTACAGATCGATGATTTCTGACAATCCCTCTGTTCAGCTAAGAATTAGCCGCCAGGAGAAAGCATAGGCTTGACCCACTTTATACGAAAGGATACCCTGCTTGCTTTTCTGAGTCGCTAGATGTAAGCCCGTGCTTCACCGCTTCAGCCCCTATATCCTGCTGAAGCTCTTGTGGTGTCCGTAGAGGAAATGAGTGATCGACCGTCGCTGCTGGCCTGGCGGTTTTTTAAAAACCTAACGCTAAAGACAGTTAATTTTTTTTATGGGAGTGCCAAAGAGAAAAACTTCCAAGATGCGTTTGCGCACGCGCAAAGCGTCGCACCACTGGAGGGCTGCCAAGGTTGTTTCCTGCCCACGATGTGGAGCGAGGGTCCTGCCCCATACTGCTTGCACTTCCTGTGGCTACTATAAGGGTAGGCTAGTTCTGTGTGCTGGGAAATCTTTGGCTTAGATCTTAGATGTGTGCGATCAGAATTTGGCACACATTCCTGGGAAACCGCTTGGCTTCCGAACATTTGAGAGCTGCCTTTAAAAACAATTTTGCTGCTCTCTCTTGATTCTATGAGGATTGCTCTGGATGCGATGGGCGGCGATTATGCCCCAACCAACATTGTCTCTGGTGCTATTTTAGCCTTGCGTGAGTATCATAGAATTTCCAAGCTTTTTCTGGTTGGTGATAGAGACCAGATTATTAGACATCTGGGGGAAAAAAACTGCAGAGACCAGAGAGTAGAGGTTGTCCATACTACTCAGGTAGTAGAGATGTCGGACTCAGCAACGGAATCTGTCCGCCGTAAGAAGAATTCTTCTGTTTCCATGGCAGTTGATCTCGTCAAAAATGGGAGTGCCGATGCACTTGTTAGTGCAGGTCATACGGGAGCTACTGTTGCTGCTACAACCATCAAATTGCGGACTCTTGAGGGTGTCGAACGTCCTGGAATTGCTTCCTATCTACCTACGGAGCATAATGTTTGTGTTCTGATTGATGCTGGTGCTAACATCGAGGCGCGTCCGGAGTACATGCTGCAATATGCTATCATGGGCATTGTTCTTTCTAAGCACGTTTTAGGATTTTCCAATCCAGCAGTTGGCTTGATGTCCATTGGTGAGGAAGATGCGAAGGGAAGTGACTTAATCAAGGAAAGTTTTAAACTCCTGAAATCTGCGAAGTTGAATTTCCGGGGTAATGTGGAGGGACACGATCTTTTCGAACGTCCAGTCGAAGTGGTGCTCTGCGACGGTTTTACTGGTAACGTAGTCCTTAAGACCTGCGAAGCCACAGCTGCAGCAGTTTTTCGCTGGCTCAAACGTGAATTGAGGAAAGGTGTGCTGCATCAAGTGGGAGCCTACATGGTACGTAATGCCTTTCGGACAATTTGGAATAAGACTAATTATGAAACATATGGTGGCAGTCCATTGCTCGGGGTCAACGGGGTCTGTATCATTGCCCATGGAGCTAGTAGCCCACTTGCTGTCAAGAACGCCGTGCGTGTTGCTACTGAATTCGTTGAGCAGGGTATTAACCCACGCATCATTGAGGCGATTAAGCGGTGCGGGGTATAGGCAGCCGTTTTTATTGCTCTTCAGGAAGTGAGGTTAACGTCTAGTAAGCAGTCTGGTGGGCAGTGGCGAGCCTTACCTCCAAATTCACCACCAAGCCGCACAGCCTCTATTGTAGGAACTGGAGGCTATGTACCACAACGAATCCTGACCAATACTGAGTTGGAGAAAATTGTGGATACGAGCGACGCTTGGATTACTTCCCGTACTGGTATCAAGGAGCGGCGCATTGCCGCACCGGAGGAATTTACCAGCCATATGGCTGCAAAGGCGGCTCGAGAAGCCATGGAACAGGCGAAAGTGCAAGCTAGTGAAATTGACATGATTGTTCTTGCTACCATCTCCCCAGATACTTTTTTTCCGGCAACTGCTTGCCACGTCCAGCGTCTGCTTGGAGCGAAGCATGCTGCCTGCTTTGATATTTCTGCAGCTTGCTCTGGCTTTCTTTACTCGCTGGAGATTGCGCGGCAGTTTATCTGTACCTCCACATATGACACTGTACTTGTGGTTGGTGCAGACAGGTTAAGTTCTCTAGTGGACTGGCGTGATCGTAACACTTGTGTCCTTTTCGGGGATGGAGCAGGTGCGGCCGTCCTAAAGTATAGAAGGGGATCCAGGGGAATTATTACGACATTCATGGGAAGCAATGGAGACTACGGGGACATTTTATGTATGCCTGGAGGAGGCTGTGCTCTACCTGTTACTCCTGAAAATTTTGCGAGGCATTTTAACACTATTCGGATGAACGGAAAGGAAACCTTCAAGCTGGCCATCACTTCCATGCAGTCAGCCGCTCTTTATGCTTTACAACAGGCGGGATTAGCTATTTCCGATATCAAGTGCGTCGTTCCGCACCAAGCCAATATTCGCATCATTGAAGTGCTTGCAGATCGACTTAAGGTTCCTATGGAAAAAGTGTACGTAAATTTGGATCGATTTGGAAATACCTCAGCTGCTGCTGTGGCAATAGCCCTAGACGAAGCTAATCGCAACGGACGTTTTAAAGCTGGTGATTACATTTTGATGGTGACTTTTGGTGGAGGGTTGACTTGGGCAAGCTCGATAATCCAGTGGTGAGGTTAATGGGTCTTTCGTTCAGCTTCTTTGCTACCTTGCATAGAAGGTATACGTGCCCCGTTCTCTTTGTTGTTCTCTATGTTGATTGACACACATGCTCATTTAGATGAGTTAGAGTATACTCTGGATCTAGAAACAGTAATTACTCGTGCAGCTGATGCAGGTGTTCATCGCGTACTGAGTATTGGAACTGGGCTTCGAAGCAGCCTACAAGTGGTGTCTCTCGCGGAGAGATTTCCTTCCCTATATGCAGTTGTTGGGGTTCATCCAACTAACATTGAGAAAGAGGGGGGGGATTTTTTCGAACAGCTTCAGGAAGTCGCTTTGCATCCCAAGGTTGTTGCTATTGGTGAAACTGGGCTGGATTTTCACTGTCTTCCTAGTAAGAGTGGAGCACCCCTTCGTGGCCGGTCTTCAAAGGAAGTAGACAGTGCTGCCGTAGACAGGGCATATAAATCTCTCCAAGTCCGGGTGTTCTTACAGCATTTAGATCTAGCCGCACAACTTGGTCTCAACGTAGTCATTCACCAAAGAGATGCATGGGAGGACACATGGCGTCTCCTTGCTCGCTATTCTGGGCGGCTGCAGGGAGTCTTCCATTGCTTTGGAGGAACGATCGAACAGGCTAGGGAGATTATTACAGGAGGTCACCTTGTCTCTTTTACTGGGATGGTGACATTTAATAATGCCGAAACTGTACGTAACACGGCCGCTCAAGTACCCCCTGACGCTTATATGGTGGAGACAGATTGTCCCTACCTTTCGCCTGTACCATTTAGAGGCAAAAGATGCGAACCCGCTTATGTCCGGATAGTGGCAGAAGCCATTTCTCGGGTGCGCAGGGAGGGCCTTGACGCTGTTGCTCGGCAGACTACCGCTACGGCTAAAGCATTTTTTCGGCTGAAGTAGTGATAAAAAACAGAGTCCTTCTTGCCAACTGGCCTGACAACTTAAGATGGAGGAGGGCTTCCATCCACGAGTTTAATTAGTACATGTCCTCCTGTGCCACGCTGGTTTGCACTCGGCTAGCAAGGAGCTGTGCATGTACAACTATCTCGCTTACGTCGGCGTTGAAACGATAGCTATGGCAATTAGGGCACGTTGCTGCTTCAAGCATTAGGATTGAATCACAACCCTCGCAAATCTTGTACCGCTCTGGATGTCCGATGATCTTTGCAGCACGCTCCGCTCGCTCCTCCATATGGGTATTTCCTGGGTTAGAAGACTTACACATCGGGCCAGTCTTCACCAAAATAGCCTGGACCACAACTCTAGAGGTAAAGAGGGCCCCAGGGGTGGAGAAACTTCAGGCAGGCAAAGCTGTTTTTCTGAACTGCATGCCAGCGAGTGGCCGCAAAAGTCCACCCCCGCGCAATTGATTTTTCTTTGGAGAGTCTTTGGAGAGAGCTGGCGATATTCTGTTTCCAGTTCTTTTAATAGTTTTAGGGTTACACGCAGTGGAGGTCGTTGCAATAGCCATCTCTCTAGAGAACATATGAGTTTTCCCTTCAAGTATAAAGATGAGAGGGGTTTGGATATCTCCAGAAAGTATCCCTTCGTTCCAATCAATGGCCAAGTTTTGGGATTTGGGGAGGTCCACCTATGGGGATGGCTCTTTTCCGGAAGAAAAGACACTTGTGCTATGGTCCAACGTATCGCTGGTGTCTACTCAGGAAGTACGCCCAGAAAGGTGCGCTTGAGATATTTGCCTGGTGGAAAACCGCACTTTGGGAGGAAGGGACCTCATTTCAGTCTTTCCCATACAGATGGCAGGGTTCTTGCAGCGTTTTCCCGATTTTCTATAGGACTAGACATAGAAAAGGAAAGCCGCTCTGTCTCTGCAAACAAGATTGCCCGCCGATGCTTTCATTCTTCCGAATGTCTCGCTTTAGCGTCCTGCCCTCAAGAGAATCTTCAGAAGATTTTTCTTCGCATGTGGGTTCAAAAGGAAGCCGCTGTTAAGTTAGCTGGTGAGGGGATAGCTCTTGGGCTAAAAAAGATCAAGATAAAGACAAATACGCCTTCCTGGCGGGTATATCGACAGGACAGGAGGCTTCATATAAAGGAAATCAACCCCTGGCCAGGGATTGTAGGTGCTCTGGCATCGGAGTGCCAGTTTATAGTGACAGTTTTCCGAGAAAACTAATAACGGTCCCCGCATGTTCTGAGGTCTTCATGTTGCTTGTCTCGAAAGTGCGCGGTTTGGCTGCATACTCCGGAGGCAATAAAAGCTACCTCTTTAATTGCTCTGCCGGCACGCGTAGAATTGCGCTTGGTCCCTTTGGGCAAGGGTAGGCTTCTGTGGTACGTTGCGTCGTACTGTTCCATGCTCCATGCTCTCACTTTCCCTAGCAGGGGTAGGAAATATACTAGCAATTCCGGGAACCCAGAACATTAGAACATTTTGAGACCGACCGACTTCATGAATGCCCATATCCCCTCAGCAACTTACCGTCTGCAGTTCCACGGTGCATTTACCTTCGCAGATGCCACTGAAATTCTGGGCTATCTCCATAGCCTGGGTATTACAGACATCTATGCCTCCCCCTACTTTCAAGCTGGGGTGAAAAGCACACACGGGTATGATATCGTCAATCATAATACCCTGAACCCAGCGCTTGGTAGCACCTCTGACTATGAGTATTTTATCTCGGAGTTACGTCAGCATCAAATGGGGCAACTACTCGATTTTGTACCTAACCACATGGGTATAAATGAGTCCTTAAATCGGTGGTGGATGGATGTGCTAGAGAACGGCCCTGCCTCGGTCTATGCAAACTACTTTGACATTGACTGGCACCCGGATAAAGCAGCCCTTTCCGAGAAAGTTGTGCTTCCTATCCTAAATGACCGCTATGGAAAAACTCTGGATAGTGGCGATCTCACACTGGAACGGGAAGGGGGCAATTTCTTTATTCGTTACCGGTATTCTGCTACCAAGCTTCCGGTATGTCCAAGCACCTATCCCATGATCCTTCGGAGGAGCCTTAGCTACCTCCAGGGCCGGAATGTCACTCAGCTTAGTAAGGTCATCGATCGCTTAAGGAGTGCCTCTCCTCCAAGCGTTACAGCCAGAGCACAATTAGAAGCCCTCATCCAGAGCGATGCAGAGATACGCCATGCTGTGGACCTTGCAGTAGCTGAATTTCTAGGTGACCCTAATGCCCCGGAAACATTCGATGCTCTTCATCAACTCTTGGAGGGCCAGGCCTATCGGCTGAGCTACTGGCGCATGGCGGCGGAAGAAATCAACTATCGCCGATTTTTTGACATTAATAGCTTAGCTGCACTCCGTGTAGAAATTCCCCAAGTATTTCAAGCTTCTCACCAACTGCTTTTTAGACTTCTTGCTCACGGTGACGTGACCGGATTACGCATCGATCACGTGGACGGTCTGTGGGATCCGAAGGGGTACTTGTGCCGCCTTCAAGAAGGCTATGCCAGCCTCCTCCAATCTTCCTCACCACTTTACATAGTTGTGGAAAAAATACTTAATATGTCCCACGAGAAGCTTCCCTCTGATTGGCCAGTTTTTGGAACCACAGGTTATGACTTTGCCAATCAGGTAGTGCATCTGCTTATCGATGCAACTGCTGCAGTGCATCTTACCGAAACCTATTGGCGCTTTATTGGCAATTCCACTTCCTTCTCTAATCTTCTCTATGAGAAAAGGCGCTTGGTCATAGAGACCTCTTTCCAGAGTGAAATACTCTCTTTGGGAAAACTTCTTGATGGACTTTCTGAGCTTTATAGAAATTACCGGGATTGTACCCGTAGTCTGTTGACGAATGCCGTCAGAGAAGTTATTGCCTGCTTTCCAGTCTACCGTACTTACATAACGGCAACCCATCCTCCGTCAGAATTTGAAGAGCGCTCCATTCTACGCGCTATAGAAATAGCGAGTAGAAAGAATCCCACTATTGACAAACCTGCATTTGACTTTTTACGCAGGCTTCTCCTTGTGGACCCGCCAAAGAAACTCTCTCCTAAGGAGCGCGATGCTCA
This DNA window, taken from Candidatus Xiphinematobacter sp., encodes the following:
- a CDS encoding phosphopantothenoylcysteine synthase: MRKFSQGQIIVTCGPAFEPIDAVRRITNFSTGELGTLLCNHLTEKGWEVFCLRGTGATYPRPAHANIFPFSTNMDLEKCLNRLSELPSIVGVFHAAALCDFRVVRVENSHGVEVIPKKLGSRSGSIHLTLEPTPKIVRKLRGLFPHSYIVGWKYELKGLSKEAISIGYQQITESATDACIVNGPALGGNFVFLGREDTLLSFPTKMRLCLYLNQWLSHLTHSL
- the coaD gene encoding pantetheine-phosphate adenylyltransferase codes for the protein MKRALYPGSFDPVTNGHLDVIHRATELFEEIIVAVAVNDSKSPLFSAQERADLVCQSLHKGTPSVRVRVLILEGLLAEFAWKNRIQVVIRGLRAVSDFEFEFQMALMNRSLYPKLETIFLTPQEKYTYLSSRLVKEVALLGGDVSRFVSSAVAARLKRVYSQRR
- the guaA gene encoding glutamine-hydrolyzing GMP synthase; translated protein: MHSTSNILILDFGSQYTQIIARRIRECHVYSEIVPYHASLARVQAAAPSGIILSGGPSSACSPEAPTFDKKIYELGVPILGICYGIQIIARDFGGIVERSSRREYGPGVLHVDRHCPLFRGLPDKVNVWSSHRDRIVSLPEGFSAVGRTEHSPYAAIAFQGKHIYGLQFHPEVTHTPCGKDILQNFLTMVCKCTPSWTSEAFIARICKELREKIGEGQVMLGLSGGVDSYVAAALLQLAVGKQLTCVFVDNGLLRAGESQTVNKLFTCNFHGIRLKMVDASGSFFSRLRGIIDPERKRKVIGNEFVRIFQLTAQQLQASLRCPFHYLAQGTLYPDVIESTSLANNSLPIKSHHNVAGLPSQMEFELIEPLRHLFKDEVREVGLKLGLPQELIYRQPFPGPGLAVRILGKITRRRLHILRGADAIVTEEMQASGWYCKVWQSFAILLPVRSVGVMGDERTYENTVAIRIVESRDGMTANWVPVPHSLLAKISSRITNEISGVNRVCYDISSKPPATIEWE
- a CDS encoding 4'-phosphopantetheinyl transferase superfamily protein; this translates as MSFPFKYKDERGLDISRKYPFVPINGQVLGFGEVHLWGWLFSGRKDTCAMVQRIAGVYSGSTPRKVRLRYLPGGKPHFGRKGPHFSLSHTDGRVLAAFSRFSIGLDIEKESRSVSANKIARRCFHSSECLALASCPQENLQKIFLRMWVQKEAAVKLAGEGIALGLKKIKIKTNTPSWRVYRQDRRLHIKEINPWPGIVGALASECQFIVTVFREN
- a CDS encoding TatD family hydrolase; protein product: MLIDTHAHLDELEYTLDLETVITRAADAGVHRVLSIGTGLRSSLQVVSLAERFPSLYAVVGVHPTNIEKEGGDFFEQLQEVALHPKVVAIGETGLDFHCLPSKSGAPLRGRSSKEVDSAAVDRAYKSLQVRVFLQHLDLAAQLGLNVVIHQRDAWEDTWRLLARYSGRLQGVFHCFGGTIEQAREIITGGHLVSFTGMVTFNNAETVRNTAAQVPPDAYMVETDCPYLSPVPFRGKRCEPAYVRIVAEAISRVRREGLDAVARQTTATAKAFFRLK
- the rpmF gene encoding 50S ribosomal protein L32 gives rise to the protein MGVPKRKTSKMRLRTRKASHHWRAAKVVSCPRCGARVLPHTACTSCGYYKGRLVLCAGKSLA
- the plsX gene encoding phosphate acyltransferase PlsX — its product is MRIALDAMGGDYAPTNIVSGAILALREYHRISKLFLVGDRDQIIRHLGEKNCRDQRVEVVHTTQVVEMSDSATESVRRKKNSSVSMAVDLVKNGSADALVSAGHTGATVAATTIKLRTLEGVERPGIASYLPTEHNVCVLIDAGANIEARPEYMLQYAIMGIVLSKHVLGFSNPAVGLMSIGEEDAKGSDLIKESFKLLKSAKLNFRGNVEGHDLFERPVEVVLCDGFTGNVVLKTCEATAAAVFRWLKRELRKGVLHQVGAYMVRNAFRTIWNKTNYETYGGSPLLGVNGVCIIAHGASSPLAVKNAVRVATEFVEQGINPRIIEAIKRCGV
- the treY gene encoding malto-oligosyltrehalose synthase, which produces MNAHIPSATYRLQFHGAFTFADATEILGYLHSLGITDIYASPYFQAGVKSTHGYDIVNHNTLNPALGSTSDYEYFISELRQHQMGQLLDFVPNHMGINESLNRWWMDVLENGPASVYANYFDIDWHPDKAALSEKVVLPILNDRYGKTLDSGDLTLEREGGNFFIRYRYSATKLPVCPSTYPMILRRSLSYLQGRNVTQLSKVIDRLRSASPPSVTARAQLEALIQSDAEIRHAVDLAVAEFLGDPNAPETFDALHQLLEGQAYRLSYWRMAAEEINYRRFFDINSLAALRVEIPQVFQASHQLLFRLLAHGDVTGLRIDHVDGLWDPKGYLCRLQEGYASLLQSSSPLYIVVEKILNMSHEKLPSDWPVFGTTGYDFANQVVHLLIDATAAVHLTETYWRFIGNSTSFSNLLYEKRRLVIETSFQSEILSLGKLLDGLSELYRNYRDCTRSLLTNAVREVIACFPVYRTYITATHPPSEFEERSILRAIEIASRKNPTIDKPAFDFLRRLLLVDPPKKLSPKERDAHFHFIMKFQQCTGPVAAKGLEDTALYLYNRLIAVNEVGGSPDILGLSPSEFHQLNRERTPHALLATSTHDTKRSEDVRMRIAAISEVPGQWRRAVLRWRQINKKFRIQVGDEMAPSPNEEYFLYQTLLGMWPLDLSSEDWENFVDRVQKYLVKALKEGKVNSSWTQPNEEWERAVAQFVEKILDAQSGATFRRAFIPLAEEIARLGAWNSLTETVLKCTVPGIPDFYQGTEIWDFSLVDPDNRRPVDYALRQRLLNSLSEISPRELLSEWKSGRIKLFIIQRLLQFRRSYTSFFRMADYQPLLSQGSRKDHVISFLRQHDSMTLLVIVPRLTAKLWLVPCDSRIWSGTKIVSESFIGSWRNILTEELYRCNQQEMRISDVLTHLPVAVLYRRDSCS
- a CDS encoding ketoacyl-ACP synthase III yields the protein MRLTSSKQSGGQWRALPPNSPPSRTASIVGTGGYVPQRILTNTELEKIVDTSDAWITSRTGIKERRIAAPEEFTSHMAAKAAREAMEQAKVQASEIDMIVLATISPDTFFPATACHVQRLLGAKHAACFDISAACSGFLYSLEIARQFICTSTYDTVLVVGADRLSSLVDWRDRNTCVLFGDGAGAAVLKYRRGSRGIITTFMGSNGDYGDILCMPGGGCALPVTPENFARHFNTIRMNGKETFKLAITSMQSAALYALQQAGLAISDIKCVVPHQANIRIIEVLADRLKVPMEKVYVNLDRFGNTSAAAVAIALDEANRNGRFKAGDYILMVTFGGGLTWASSIIQW